The following coding sequences lie in one Arachis ipaensis cultivar K30076 chromosome B03, Araip1.1, whole genome shotgun sequence genomic window:
- the LOC107632390 gene encoding fatty acyl-CoA reductase 3-like, with the protein IKKKCVCVCVCRAKKYGWPNTYVMTKAMGEMIVEEEKVKGDLGVDIVIVRPSIVTSTFKDPFPGWAEGVRTIDSLAVAYGKGKLTCFLGDLNAIVDVIPADMVVNAILVATAAHATHRANGNGIYHVTSSVRNPLRNWNLQDVGYRYFTAKPWINKDGKAVKVGKCKILSSMDSFNRHMFLRYFLLLKGLQLANTAFCHFFQGTYLDLNRKIQIVLRLVDLYKPYLFFKGVFDDLNTHNLRQAVLIDTHLFYFDPKLINWDDYFLNTHLPGVVKYIFNNKNY; encoded by the coding sequence ataaaaaaaaagtgtgtgtgtgtgtgtgtgtgtagggCAAAGAAGTATGGATGGCCAAACACATATGTAATGACAAAAGCAATGGGAGAGATGATAGTAGAGGAGGAGAAAGTCAAAGGAGACTTGGGTGTTGATATTGTGATTGTTCGTCCTTCCATTGTTACCAGCACCTTCAAGGACCCTTTCCCCGGTTGGGCCGAGGGTGTTAGAACCATTGACAGTCTTGCTGTTGCTTATGGTAAAGGAAAACTCACTTGCTTCCTTGGAGATCTCAACGCCATTGTTGATGTCATACCAGCAGATATGGTGGTCAATGCAATACTAGTGGCCACGGCAGCTCATGCAACTCATCGTGCTAATGGTAATGGCATATATCATGTTACTTCCTCTGTTAGAAACCCACTTCGAAACTGGAATCTGCAAGACGTGGGGTACAGGTATTTCACGGCCAAACCATGGATCAACAAGGATGGTAAGGCAGTGAAGGTTGGCAAATGCAAAATTCTGAGCAGCATGGACAGCTTCAACAGACACATGTTCCTCCGCTACTTTCTTCTCTTAAAGGGACTGCAGCTGGCCAACACTGCCTTTTGCCACTTCTTCCAGGGAACCTATCTTGATCTCAACAGGAAGATTCAGATCGTCCTGCGCTTGGTTGACCTGTACAAGCCTTACTTGTTCTTCAAGGGAGTTTTTGATGATCTCAACACACACAACTTGAGACAAGCTGTCCTCATAGACACTCATCTCTTTTACTTCGATCCCAAGCTCATCAATTGGGATGATTACTTCCTCAACACTCATCTCCCTGGTGTCGTCAAATATATCTTCAATAATAAGAATTATTaa
- the LOC107634130 gene encoding fatty acyl-CoA reductase 3 — protein MEIGSITEFLKDKNVLVIGATGFLAKIFIEKILRVQPNVKKLYLLLRAKDAESATRRLHNEILGKELFRLLKEKVGAKFNSFVSEKLTLVPGDISYEDFNLKDSILRQELYNELDVIVNLAATTNFDERYDVALGLNTFGVKHVLSFAKNCTKLKVLVHVSTAYVCGERGGVIVEDPHKMGVSLNGVQGLNIVEEKKIVEKKLKQLQQDGATEEEIKISMKDLGMERANEYGWPNTYVFTKAMGEMLVETLKEDMPVVILRPTIVTSTYKEPFPGWVEGVRTIDSLIVAYGKGKLTCFLADLKKVFDVIPADMVVNAILAAMVGHGSNNEACDEMIYHVGSSMANPVKYHDLRDYGFRYFSAKPCLDKEGNAIRVGKVTVLESMASFQRYLFIRYLVPLKGLELVNVAFCHYFEGTYLDINRKISIVKRLVQLYRPYLFFSGIFDDMNREKLQMAAKQGGAEMDLYYFDPKIIDWEDYFMNVHFPGIVKYVFK, from the exons ATGGAAATAGGAAGCATAACTGAGTTCCTTAAGGATAAGAATGTTTTGGTCATTGGTGCCACGGGCTTCCTTGCAAAAA TTTTTATAGAGAAGATACTGCGAGTCCAACCCAATGTGAAGAAACTGTATCTTCTTTTGAGAGCCAAAGATGCTGAATCTGCCACTCGCCGATTGCACAATGAG ATTTTAGGGAAGGAATTGTTCAGATTATTGAAGGAAAAAGTGGGTGCAAAGTTCAATTCCTTTGTCTCAGAAAAGTTGACTCTTGTTCCTGGAGATATCTCTTATGAAGACTTTAATTTGAAGGACTCCATTCTACGCCAAGAGCTTTACAATGAACTTGATGTTATAGTTAACTTAGCTGCAACAACTAACTTCGACGAAag ATACGATGTTGCATTGGGTTTAAATACATTTGGAGTGAAGCATGTATTAAGCTTTGCCAAAAACTGCACTAAACTGAAGGTGCTTGTCCATGTATCAACAG CATATGTATGTGGGGAGAGAGGAGGAGTGATAGTAGAGGATCCACACAAAATGGGTGTTTCACTGAATGGAGTGCAAGGACTCAACATTGTTGAGGAAAAGAAGATTGTGGAGAAGAAGCTGAAGCAACTTCAACAGGATGGAGCCACAGAGGAAGAAATCAAAATCTCCATGAAGGACTTGGGCATGGAAAG AGCAAATGAATATGGATGGCCAAACACATATGTGTTTACAAAAGCAATGGGAGAAATGCTAGTTGAAACTTTAAAAGAAGATATGCCAGTTGTTATTCTACGTCCTACAATCGTTACTAGCACCTACAAAGAACCATTTCCTGGTTGGGTGGAAGGCGTAAG AACCATCGATAGTTTAATTGTTGCGTATGGTAAAGGAAAATTAACATGCTTCCTTGCGGACCTTAAGAAGGTGTTTGATGTG ATACCAGCAGACATGGTAGTGAATGCAATCCTTGCAGCGATGGTGGGTCATGGGAGCAATAATGAAGCATGTGATGAGATGATATATCATGTAGGGTCGTCGATGGCAAATCCAGTGAAATACCATGATCTGCGTGACTATGGATTCAGATATTTCAGCGCAAAACCATGCTTAGACAAGGAAGGAAATGCCATAAGAGTTGGCAAGGTTACGGTGTTGGAGAGCATGGCTAGCTTCCAGAGATACTTGTTCATTCGCTACTTGGTTCCATTAAAGGGGTTAGAGCTAGTGAACGTAGCATTTTGCCACTACTTTGAGGGAACCTATTTAGATATCAACAGGAAGATCTCTATTGTTAAGCGTTTGGTTCAACTTTACAGGCCCTATTTGTTCTTCAGTGGCAT ATTTGATGACATGAACAGAGAGAAATTGCAGATGGCAGCCAAGCAAGGTGGAGCAGAGATGGATTTGTATTACTTCGACCCAAAAATCATTGACTGGGAGGACTACTTTATGAATGTCCACTTCCCTGGCATTGTCAAATATGTCTTCAAGTGA